One Curtobacterium herbarum genomic window carries:
- a CDS encoding carbohydrate ABC transporter permease, with protein sequence MKRHVGPTLRTGIQAAVIALWCLLPFYWMIVTSFRDVGYTFDPTPFFTHVTLDNYATAFSTALGNHLGRALLNSVFIGAVVTIIALLVGTTAAYALARLEFRGKSLIAGAILAASMFPGVALISPLFQLFTDIGWMGSYQALILPSISFVLPLTVYTLASFFREMPWDLEEAARIDGCTRVQAFRRIILPLAAPAVFTTAILAFISSWNEYLISSQLSSDATQPVTVAIASFAGSQPHQEPYTAVMAAGTIVTIPLVILVLVFQRRIVAGLTAGGVKG encoded by the coding sequence GTGAAACGCCACGTGGGCCCGACGCTCCGCACCGGCATCCAGGCCGCGGTGATCGCCCTGTGGTGCCTCCTGCCCTTCTACTGGATGATCGTCACCTCGTTCCGTGACGTCGGGTACACGTTCGACCCGACGCCGTTCTTCACCCACGTGACGCTCGACAACTACGCGACCGCGTTCTCGACGGCGCTCGGCAACCACCTCGGGCGCGCACTGCTCAACAGCGTGTTCATCGGCGCGGTGGTGACGATCATCGCCCTGCTCGTCGGGACGACCGCGGCGTACGCACTGGCCCGGCTCGAGTTCCGCGGCAAGTCCCTCATCGCCGGCGCGATCCTCGCCGCGTCGATGTTCCCGGGCGTCGCACTCATCTCGCCGCTGTTCCAGCTGTTCACCGACATCGGGTGGATGGGCTCCTACCAGGCGCTGATCCTGCCGAGCATCTCGTTCGTGCTGCCGCTGACGGTCTACACGCTGGCGTCGTTCTTCCGCGAGATGCCGTGGGACCTCGAGGAGGCCGCACGCATCGACGGGTGCACCCGGGTCCAGGCGTTCCGGCGGATCATCCTGCCGCTCGCTGCCCCGGCCGTGTTCACGACCGCGATCCTGGCGTTCATCTCGTCCTGGAACGAGTACCTCATCTCGTCCCAGCTCTCGAGCGACGCCACCCAGCCGGTCACGGTCGCCATCGCGTCCTTCGCCGGGTCGCAGCCGCACCAGGAGCCGTACACCGCGGTGATGGCGGCGGGCACGATCGTCACGATCCCGCTCGTCATCCTGGTGCTCGTGTTCCAGCGACGCATCGTGGCCGGCCTCACCGCCGGCGGCGTGAAGGGCTGA